The nucleotide window CTAAATGTTCCAATGCGCGACAAACCGAATCAAAGTTCGCGTTATAGGTATCGTTGATAAGGATGTCGCCTGAATTCAACCGGGTTGTCTCGAGCCGACCCTTAACCCCCCCAAAAGACTCCAGCCCAATTTTGATCGACGAGTCAGAAACGCCCAAAGCAATCGCAGTAGCCGCTGCGGCAAGCGAATTTAAGACATTGTGCTTACCGCGAACATGCCAATTAACATCAATGACACGTCCGTCATATTGAATTTGCAAAACACTGTGCCCAGAGGACTGATACAACTTTCCGCACAAAAGAGAATTAGCCGTTTCACCAAAAGTAATGACAGAGCCACGTTGATACTGCCCGATCAGATAGTCAGCATACTGACCATCAGCCTCCACAATGAGCACCCCACCATCAGACAGCCCTACGATAACCTCTGATTTCGCCTCAGCAATAGCATCCTGCGAACCAAGCTCACCGATGTGAGCAGTTCCAATATTAGTAATAACTGCCACATCAGGCCGTACGATATTTGTTAAACGCTCTAATTCCCCTAGGTGATTCATCCCCATTTCAACCACGGCAAATGCATGGCCACTATTTAGCTCTAAAAGAGTGTGGGGCACACCAATTTCATTATTGAAATTCCCCTTAGTTGCAAGAACTTTATCCGGATCAACCTGCACGCGGAGAATATCAGCGATCATCTCTTTGACCGTCGTTTTCCCATTACTACCGGTGACGCCAACGACCTTGATGTGTTCGCTAAATTTATCTCTCCACCAACGAGACAACGCCCATAAACCCTGACGAGTGTCCTCGGTAATGATGCAGGCTTCTGAGCCCTGCAATACATACTGACAGGAATCTTGCGACACCATGCACGCTGAAGCTCCTTGATTGAAAGCTTCTTTAACGAAATCATGACCATCAAAATTGGGGCCTTTTAATGCAACATATAAGTCACCTTTTCTAATAGCACGGCTATCAGTAGAAACTCTCAATACTGCAGCTGAGGGATCACCTATGAGATGAGTTCCAGTATCCCTAGCGTAGTCACTGACCTTAAACACTCAAGGAATCCTGCAACGTATTAGGCCTAGGCCATAATGTGTTCAAGCACTCTTCAGCGACAAGATGATCACTAAAAGGAATCTTATTGCCAGAAATCTCTTGAAATGTTTCATGACCCTTTCCAGCAATAAGCACAACGTCTACCTCATTTGATAGTTCAATTGCGCGACTAATCGCAACCCGGCGATCCAACTCAACGATAAATTGGCCCTCTCTACCACAAATTATTTGGTCACAAATCTCTTCGGGCGTTTCGTCACGAGGATTATCGGTCGTCAATATGGCGATGTCAGAAAACTCCAGTACGGCATCTCCCATTCCGGGTCTTTTATCCTTATCTCTATCGCCCCCCGCACCAAAAACAGTAATCACACGCGCATCGGCTCGAATCAATGCTCTCAAGGTACTAAGCACTCTTCGTAACGCATCAGGTGTATGGGCATAGTCAACGTATACAAATCGATCGCATCCTTGCCCAACTCGCTGCAATCGACCTTCAGGATGCTTTAAGCCGCCGATAGCGTCACACACGCGATCAAAGCTCTCGCCTGAACACACAAGAGCTCCCAATACTGCCAGTAGATTACTGATATTAAACGCGCCAATGATGGAAGACTCTATCGCTCTTGAACCCCATAGGGTCTCTACATAAAACGATGACCCTTGGAGGCTCATTTTCAGGTTAGTAGCATGTATATCGGCCTTCGCACTCAGACAGCTGTATGTGACCACACCCTTATCATGGCGTCTGAGTGTGTTTGCCAGAAGCATACCAAAATCGTCATCAATATTAATAACGGCATGCGTTACACTACTGCACATAAACAATTGCGCTTTGGCCTTTGCATAATTCTCTAAGGTACCGTGGTAGTCGAGGTGATCATGAGATAAGTTGGTAAAAAGCGCGGTATCAATCTTTGTCCCATCAAGTCTATTTTGTGTCAAGGCATGAGATGAGGCCTCTATGGCGACGCAAGATACGCCCATTGCGCGAAGCTCACGAAAAGTACGCTGCATTGAAATAGCATCCGGCGTTGTCCGAACTTGATGAAGACCCGACTCAACCTTTTTGTTTAAAACTCTAGAGCCAAGCGTTCCTATACATGCGCTCTGACGCCCTAACAAAAATAATGCCTCAGCAAGCCAATTAGCGCAGGAAGTTTTTCCATTTGTGCCTGTCACACCAAAAATGTGGAGATCAGATGTTGGGTCGCCAAAAAAATTTGCCGCAAATTGACCCATCAACCCTCTGACATTCCTCCACTCGAGATTCGGTACTTTAAGGTTTGAATTCCAAATCCATCCGTCCTGCTCCCAAACGACCACCGAACAACCTTGTTTTATAGCCTCGGCTATGTGGATGCGTCCGTCTTGATTAGAACCAGGGTAGGCGAAAAAAAGATCTCCCATTTGGGTTGATCGACTGTCATTTGACAATCCTAATGGCACAACACCAAGCTTATGTAGTCGTTGCCTAAACTCGTCGTATTGATGATTGGGTAGTGCGGATAATCCAGATTGAACAAAGCGCTCAAAGGAAGATACGTTCATACTGGTCCTTGCAACGCATTCCTTTTTGCCTCTTGCCCTTTGATAAGGGCATCGGGTTTTATTCCTAGCGTCTTTAGCGCCTCCTCCATAACCTTTCGGAAAACTGGAGCGGCCACCAAACTACCGTAATATGCCCCATGACTCGGCTCCTCAACCACAACCGCTACAATCAAACGCGGATTAGACACTGGAGCAATGCCCACAAATGAAGACCGATATTTACCGTCCGCATATGAACCCTCGGATGCTACTTTCGCGGTACCTGTTTTTCCAGCCACTCGATAACCCGGAATGGCAGCACTTCCTCCTGTACCGCCATCATGAGTCACCTTCTCAAGCATTTGAAGTACTGCTTGCGCGGTATGTTCAGAGATGACACGGGTACCCTTTGCCGCCTGAGTTCGCTTCTCGAATGTGATTGGAACCAACATACCATTCCGAGCAAAAATTGAGTAAGCACGCGCCAACTGGAGCAGGCTCACCGAAATACCCATCCCATAAGAGATGGTTGCTTGCTCAATTGCTTTCCAGTTTTTTGGTGCCCTTAAAGAACCCGAGGCACTCCCAGGAAAACGAAGCCTTGGAGGCTGACCAAACCCAGATTGTGACAAGACCTCCCATAAATCATCCGCTTTCATCTTGCGCGCAATCTTCGCCGTTCCGACGTTCGAAGATTGTTGGATAATGTCTGTCACAGTCAGCAGGCTCTTCTCTGGGTGCGTATCTTTTATCGTACGATTACCTATGCGCAAGCTGCCATCCTCAATGTCAATTAATGTGTCGGGTGTTACGAATCTTCCCTCGAGGGCGGCAGCAATGGTGAACGGCTTTATAGTTGACCCCGGCTCGAATTGATCGGTGATGGCGCGATTACGTACTTCAGCAGGTTTAAAGGTTGAACGATTGTTGGGATTGAAGCTAGGCCAATTCGCAACTGCTAAAATCTCGCCTGTTACGACATCTAAAATAACAACGCTTGCAGATTTTGCGTCATGCTCGAGTACTGCATTTTTCGCCCCTGAAAACGCCAAATACTGTAGCGTTTGGTCAATTGAAAGTTCTAGCTCAGTACCGTTTTTGACCGCACTGATGATCGTGACTTCATCAACCACCTGAGCTTTGTTGTTCTGTGTGACCCGACGACTACCCGATTTGCCTGCAAGAGTCTCTTGGTAGGACTTCTCTAAACCCTCTATCCCTTTTTGATCATTATTCGTAAAACCCAGCAACTGCGCCATCGCCTCACCGCTTGGGTAATACCTTTTATATTTCGTTTCTATTCTCACGCCAGGTATTTTAAGTGACATCACTTGCGCAGCTATGTTCGGTGTAGTTTGTTTTTTTAACTCTACATATCGTTTCTTTTGCGACAACTTATGCTGGATATCCTTAACGTCCATACTCAATAATTTCGAGAGCTGATCGAGTTTTTCAGCCGGAATCTTGTCAAAAGCCACACGGGTGGGATCTGCAGCGATTATCTCGACTGCCGTGCTAATCGCTAATGCTTGTCCATTTCTATCGGTAATTGGCCCTCGATTCGCAATGAGATCTGGCGTTCTTGAATAGCGCTTCGCCGCCTCGGCTTGTAAAAAATCGTTATTGATAGCCTGAACGTAAAGAGCCCGCGCGGCTAGTGCCATAAATCCCAAAAACATCAGCGTTACCAGCAGGCGCGCTCTCCAAACTGGTAAACGGATATTTAGTGCTAACTGGGGTTTAGGCGTCATTGATCAGCACGCGCGGGAGGGGGAGGGGGAGGAAGTAAAACAGTGTCTTCTGATTTAGGGTACTTCATACCGAGCTTTTTAATTGCTAGCCGCTCAATCCTTGCTGGCGCAGCGAGGGTGCTCTTTTCTATAACCAGTCTCGCGTACTCCTGTCGAATTTTTAATGCTTTATTTTTTTCAATTTCAAGTTCACTTACCAATTTCCGAGTGTCGTGCCTTGCCGTCACCAATGAAAGAGCAGAGATAATTAGCAGCGCAAAAAGAAATAAACTTAATTTCACGAAACGCACCTCTCCGCCACTCTCATCGTAGCGCTGCGAGAACGCGGATTACGATCAATTTCCAAAATGGATGGGCGCACCGCCTTTCCCATAACTTTCAAGAGCGGCTTGGGTAAGTCAACCTCTCTAATCGGCATGCGATCAGGAACATTCGATTGCGACTCTCTGGCAAAGAAATGCTTTACCTTGCGATCTTCTAGGGAGTGGAAACTGATGATGACGAGACGCGCACCACCCAACAAAATAGACGTTACTTGACTTAAGAAATGGTCTAAATCCTCCATCTCTCGATTGAGATGAATTCGAATCGCTTGATAAGTCTTGGTTGCCGGGTTTTTTGAAGATTGAAATTTTTTAGGTATCGCACGCTCCACAACGTGTCCTAATTGCCGCGTCGTACTCAATCTCTCGAGGGCTCTTGCTGCAACAATAAATTTTGCAATTCTTGGCGCAAATCGCTCTTCTCCATAGATTCTGAGAATACGTATAATTTCGGACTCTGCTGCCGTGTTGATCCACTCCTCTGCCGTCATCCCAGAGTTGGTGTCCATCCTCATATCTAAAGGGCCATCGAGCGCAAAACTGAAACCCCGACCCGCCGTATCTAACTGCGGTGACGAAACTCCTAAATCTAATAAAATTCCATCTACTTGCTTAATTCCAATTTGGGCAAGGATGTTTTTGATATCTGCGAATGTACCTTGCACAATTCTAAAGTTGTTAGACTCAAACTTCTCTCCTTCAGCAATAGCTTGCGGGTCCTTATCGATTGCAACCAACAGGCCGTCGCCTTTCAATTTTTTAAGTATCTCTTTGGCATGCCCACCTCGGCCAAACGTCCCGTCCACATAAATTCCCTCAGGTTTAATATTCAATGACTCGATCGCCTCGAGTAACAGCACGGGAACATGTAGCGCACTACCCAGCTGACAAAAGGTTTCGCGACGATCACTAGGTTCAGAGCGCAAAATTTTCCATTCCAGGTGGCGGACTAGTGGGCCCATCGTCAAACTGCGAAATCTGCTTGTCCCAAGAAGACTCACTCCATAATTCAAAATGACTTCCCTGACCAACAAGCATCACGCGTTTTTCCAATCCCGCAAACTGACGCTGCGAGGCCGAGATCAAAACTCTTCCCGCGTTATCTAGCTCCATCTCCTCGGCAAAACCAACTAACAATCGCTTCCAAAGACTTAGTTTTGGATCAAAGCTTGAGAAGGTCATGATTTGCGCTCGAATGGGATTCCATGCTTCTACAGGATATAAAAGCAAGCATCGGTGCGGGTGTGAAGTAAGGATTAACTTATCTCTTTGTCCAGACGTTAATTGCTCCCGATGCTTGGTCGGAATAGCCAAACGCCCCTTGACATCCAGGTTAATCCCCACGACTCCTTGAAACATAAGCTCACCTAACTCTTATAGAGTAGAAGTACCCCTATTTTTCCCACATTTTTCTACATTTACCCACATTATGACAAATAACGATCCGGGTCAAGTAAGTACCTCAATAAAAACGTACACTTAGGACGTGGGGAGACGTGTTTAGACGGCGTCCAATGAGGACGGCCTAAGAAAAAACTTGGAAGTCAGTCTATAAGCCGGGTTCTGTCTTTCGACGAAACGTCGAGAGGCAATCATTCATCTGGATCAAAAGTTACCCCTTGATTCTAGCGACCTACCCGAGGACGACGCGAGCCACGCCAAAGTCCCCCTATTTGGTCTTGCTCCGGGTGGGGTTTACACTGCCAACCTTGTTGCCAAGGTTGCGGTGAGCTCTTACCTCACCTTTTCACCCTTACCCCAAACCAGAGGTTCGAGGCGGTATACTTTCTGTTGCACTGTCCATCGCTTCACAACGTCCGGCTATTAACCGGCACCCCGCTCTTTGGAGCCCGGACTTTCCTCTACAAATCACAGACTATGCAGCGATTGCCCGACTAACTTCCAAGGACATCATAATAGAAAGATCAATATGTTAATAGGGCTTTTCGTTCAGCTAATCAGTTGAAATACTCCAATCAAGAGTTTCACCCGCGCGAAATGGAACAATGCTACCACCTGGGTAGCTATATTGCGGCAAAACCTCTTGCCTCTTACGTAGCAACCTAATCTGCCCAACATTTAGCGGCAATCCATAAAACTTTGCGCCGAAAGCTGACGTAAATTTTTCTAATTTGTCGATTGCACCCACCGAATCAAAAGCTGCCGCATATAATTCAAGGGCCGCATGCGCGGTGTATACCCCAGCACATCCACAAGCAGCCTCTTTCGTATGTTTTTCATGGGGCGCACTGTCCGTACCTAGAAAATATTTAGGGCTGCCGGAAACAGCTGCACGGATGAGCGCGAGTCGGTGTTCTTCCCTTTTCAAAATTGGCAAGCAGTAGTGATGCGGCCGAATTCCGCCAGAAAATAAGTCACTCCGATTGAGCAACAAATGATGCGCAGTAATCGTCGCCGCAACCTTATCAGAACAAGAGTCAACGAATTGTACCGAGTCAGCTGTAGTAATGTGTTCTAGAACAATCTTAAGCTCCGGGAATCTCTTGACCACGGTAGATAAAACGACATCAAGAAATACCTTTTCCCTATCGAATACGTCAACGTGCTTATCAGTGACTTCCCCATGAAGCAACAACGGCATACCGTGCTTCATCATTGCTTCAAGAACATCGTAACGGCCAGATAAGTCCGTCACTCCTGAATCAGAATTGGTGGTCGCACCCGCAGGATAGTACTTAACACCATGAATAATTCCCGACTCCTTCGCAACCAATACTTCAGAGGGCATGGTTCGGTCAGTCAAATAGAGCGTCATCAACGGATTAAAAGATCGACCAGCTGGGACCGCTGATAAAATCCGATCTCTGTACGCAGCAGCCATCGGGGTCGACACAATCGGAGGACTAAGATTTGGCATCACAATTGCTCGCCCAAACTGTGCTGACACATGGTCAACCGATAGGGGCAACAGATCTCCATCCCTTAAGTGAATATGCAAATCGTCCGGCTGACGAATGAGTAGTTCATCCATAACTAAATTCTAACTCTCCCTATTTGCTTGATCCATTTTTAATATCTAAGGCCATTTGATAAATCCTCTTTCGAGGAGTCTGAGTATATTTTGCAACAATATCGACAGTCTGTTTGAGAGGTAATGATTTCAGCAGGTCTGCCAATAGATCTTCAACCTCTGGTGAAACATTGTCCTGCCCGCTAATGCCTAAAGGCAGGAATAAAGTAATGACGAACTCCCCCTTTGACTGATAGATCCCAGATGACACCCAAATCACGGCATCACGCAGAGAAAGCGACACCGTTTCCTCATTAGCCTTAGTCAACTCACGACCAATAAAAACCCGCAGATCTTCACCAAAAACCGACACCATATCACTCAAGCATGCCTTGATGCGATGCGGAGTCTCAAATAAGACAACCGGCACATCATAGCTTATAAGACTCTTTAAAAATTGCTTTCTCTCTGCAGACTTTGCGGGCAAAAAACCTTTAAATAAGAACCCCTCCTGAGTTAAGCCACTGACGGACAATGCAGCTGTGAGTGCACTTACCCCCGGAATAGGTTCCACACGATATCCCGCATCACGCGCCTTAGCCACCACGATTGCTCCCGGATCGCAGATCCCCGGGGTTCCCGCATCAGTCACAAGGGCAACAGAATTACCGGCAAACAACAACTTGATAATCCCATCCGAAGAGGTAACTTCGTTATGCTCACGGTAGGAAATCAAACGACGCTGCAGATTTAACTTGGACAGCAATCTTTTGGTATTACGAGTATCCTCAGCAGCAACAATATCTACAGAGCTTAAAATTCTGACTGCTCGAGACGTGATATCACCCATATTTCCAATAGGCATACCCACAACGTACAGCGTGGAAGGTCGAGCCTCTTTATCAGATTGGTCGTTAATCATTGATTGTCCATAACGCAATAGAAACAAAACATAGTTTAAATATTGTTGAAGATACCCATATGCACAAAACCGCATTATCGCAATAAAAAATGCTTTGTCAGTTAAAATCTAGAAAGCCTATGAGTCACAACTTAAGAACGAAGGATAAATAAAACTAAATGAACCTCCACGCAAGAATCACATCACACTTCACAAGCAGCATCCAGACCAAAGAGAAATCGAAGTCTGTTCTGGTTGAATCGCTCGCGGCAGCAATCGAGTTAATATCCTCCGCCCTACAATCTAAAAATAAAATTATGGCCTGCGGAAATGGCGGTTCGGCGGCAGATGCGCAGCATTTTTCTGCCGAGCTGTTAAATCGATTTGAACGGGAACGCAAACCACTTGCAGCGATCGCTCTAACAACGGACACATCGACCATAACCTCAATTGGCAATGACTACCACTATAATCAGGTTTTCTCGAAACAGGTTATGGGATTAGGCCAACCTGGTGACGTGCTCCTTGCAATTTCTACCAGCGGCAACTCTGAGAACGTCATTGCGGCGATAAACGTCGCCCATGACTTAAACATCAAAGTAATTGCCTTAACAGGTAACGCTGGCGGAAAAATAGCTAAAATCTTGTCGCGAAATGACATAAACATTTGCGTACCAAGTGAGCAGACCGCGAGAATTCAGGAAGTACACCTGTTGTGTTTACACTGTTTATGTGATGGAATTGACTCAATTATCCTAGGAGACAAATAGAATGTATAGAGTAACGATCGCAATGGTTCTTGTAGTTTCTCTATCTGGCGCCCTTCATGGCTGCCTTGGACCCGCCATAATTTCTGCCGGAATCGGCGCCGCAATGATGGCAGAAGACCCTAGAACTGCTGGAACAATCGTAGATGATCGAATTATCGTCAGTAAACTCTCATCCAGAATCAGAGATAAATACACTAAGCAAGCAAAAGTACACATAACAGCTTATAACCATGTAGTGCTTTTGACAGGTCAAGTTGACTCAGAAGCCATCAAAGACGACCTTCAGCTCATGGTTCTGGAAACCTTGTCTGTTCGAGATTTCAAAGACCAAACTACGGTTGGTGAATTTAGTTCAGTTAAAGAGTCTGCCAAGGATGGTGCGATAAAAACGCAAGTGGTCGCCTTACTTACACGAAGTGCTGATGTACGAATTGTCCGAGTCAGTACGACGGTTGAGTCGGGAACCGTATACCTCATGGGCCTTGTAACGCGAGACGAAGGTGATACAGCAGCTCAGATTGCGTCGTCGATTAAAGGTGTTGTCAAAGTCGTCAAAATCTTTGAGTACGTTGACTAATCGTTAGACTGCACTGATTGTTACTCACAGATTATTTGTCAACGATCTGAGTAAATCGCTACTTAACCATGGGTCTCAGACAAAGCTTCTCTCGGAACTAAAACCAATTTCTGGGCACAAATTGAACCATGTGCAATGATAATGTCATGCGTGTAAAACTAGCAAACCTAAACGACCTAGAATCCAAATTAACAAGAGTTCCACGCCCCTACGTTTTTACTAATGGTGTGTTCGACATTCTCCACCACGGGCATGTTACGTATCTTGCCCAAGCAAGAGCGCTTGGAGCGTCACTCATTGTAGCCTTGAATTCCGACCAATCCGCAAAGAGGCTGGGCAAGGGGGATGATAGGCCGATCAATTCCATTGAAGATCGAATGGGCGTCATCGCCGCCTTAGAATGTGTTGATCTAGTCACGAGCTTTGAAGAGGATACCCCCTTAAACCTTATCAATATAATCACACCTGAGATTTTAGTTAAAGGAGGTGATTGGCCGATTAAATCGATTGTTGGGAGCACGGAGGTCGCGAGTTGGGGCGGAAAAACGTTTTCTATACCGTTCGAGTACCAAAACTCAACCAGTAAAATCATCGAACGCATCCGAAAAGGGTAGATCGAAATGGTTAGATCTATACTGATTTTGATATTACTGTGCTGCCCCCCCCTGCAGGCAGAAAACACACGAACTCATGGCATCGCCATGCATGGAAGCCCTAAATATTCAGCTGATTTTCCTCATTTTGAATATGTTAACCCTAATGCCCCGAAAGGTGGGCGACTTAACTTAGGCGCTGTAGGGACATTCGATAGCTTTAATCCCTATATTCCAAAGGGAAACGCAGGCGCTGGAGCCTCCATGGAAACCTTGATGACGACAAGTGCAGACGAGCCATTTAGCTCCTATGGTTTGATTGCGGAATACATTGAGGTTCCAGAAGATCGCAGTTGGGCACAATTTAAAATTCGATCAGAAGCCAAGTGGCACGACGGGCAACGAATAACGGTGGATGATGTCATATGGTCTCTCAATACGCTAAAAGAATTAGGCCACCCTTTCTATCGCTTCTACTATGGTGATGTGTCTTCAGCAATTAAGGTGTCTTCGGATACGGTAAGGTTTGAGTTTTCTGACAACACCAATCGCGAGCTCCCTCTCATCGTCGGACAAATGCCGATCCTACCCAAACACTATTGGGCAGATAAAGACTTTACGCTCACGACATTAGAGCCGCCTTTAGGTAGCGGCCCTTATCGAATATCAAATTTCGAACCAGGGCGGTTCATCACACTCCAGCGCGTAAAAGAATATTGGGGAGAAAAGATACCTGTCAATGTTGGTACTAATAACTTTGATGAAATACGGATTGATTATTATCGTGATGAAACCGTAATACGGGAGGCGCTCAAATCAGGAGAAATTGACTACCGCGAAGAAAATCAAGCAAAAGCATGGGCTCTTGACTACGACACGCCGGCAGTCGAACAAGGCCTTCTAAAGAAGATCAACTTGCGACACCATAACCCGACTGGAATGCAAGCTTTCGTTTATAACACCAGGCGTCCTATTTTTCAGGATGTAAAAGTTCGACAGGCTCTTTCGTACGCATTTGACTTTGAGTGGACCAACAAAAACCTATTCTTTAGTCAATATACGAGGACCAAAAGTTACTTTTCAAATTCAGATCTCGCCTCACGCGATTTGCCCAATGGGCGCGAACTTCAAATACTACAAAAATATAAAAACCT belongs to Pseudomonadota bacterium and includes:
- a CDS encoding extracellular solute-binding protein, with translation MVRSILILILLCCPPLQAENTRTHGIAMHGSPKYSADFPHFEYVNPNAPKGGRLNLGAVGTFDSFNPYIPKGNAGAGASMETLMTTSADEPFSSYGLIAEYIEVPEDRSWAQFKIRSEAKWHDGQRITVDDVIWSLNTLKELGHPFYRFYYGDVSSAIKVSSDTVRFEFSDNTNRELPLIVGQMPILPKHYWADKDFTLTTLEPPLGSGPYRISNFEPGRFITLQRVKEYWGEKIPVNVGTNNFDEIRIDYYRDETVIREALKSGEIDYREENQAKAWALDYDTPAVEQGLLKKINLRHHNPTGMQAFVYNTRRPIFQDVKVRQALSYAFDFEWTNKNLFFSQYTRTKSYFSNSDLASRDLPNGRELQILQKYKNLIPTEIFSKPYNVPETDGLGWPRNNLQIAQKLLSDARWQVKDMVLTNNETDDPFTFEILLYSEGFERIVLPFVRNLNKLGVDVKVRRVDQTQYINRVRNFDYDMIVAGWGSSESPGNEQFDQWSSNSVDSPAASNYAGVKDPVVDKLISGLVQAKSREDLIAHTRALDRLLLFGHYVIPHWHLTSQRILFWNKFGLPEVTPKIGTSTTLWWFDRQKADQLAAQSTRQHDGTNSSWLTYGFVTLLVILSVLAVNRVKRNRS